Proteins from a single region of Pyrus communis chromosome 6, drPyrComm1.1, whole genome shotgun sequence:
- the LOC137737168 gene encoding ultraviolet-B receptor UVR8-like, with protein MDATASGTPTIQYHNIPDQPITTIVATPVPTFERRQRHCSGTSTPGEFPLAANPSIVLHVLTACNLDPQDLAKLEATCSFFRHPAHFAPDFELSISELAALDMCRKRAIFKPMTAEQRQELKQRCGGSWKLVLRFLLAGEACFRREKSQAIAGPGHSIAVTSKGTVYSFGSNSSGQLGHGTTEEECRPRPIRSLQGIRIIHATTGAGRTMLISDAGKVYAFGKDSFGETEYGVQGSNLVTTPQLVESLKDIFVVQAAIANFFTAVLSREGRVYTFSWGSDGKLGHQTEPTDVEPHPLLGALENVPVVQIAAGYCYLLALACQPNGMSVYSVGCGLGGKLGHGSRTDEKHPRLIEQFQVLNLQPMVVAAGAWHAAVVGQDGRVCTWGWGRYGCLGHGNEECESVPKVVEALSQVKAVHVATGDYTTFVVSDVGDVYSFGCGESASLGHSTAADGQGNRHANVLAPELVTSLKQVNERVVQISLTNSIYWNAHTFALTETGKLYAFGAGDKGQLGIELVANQTERGKPELVDIDLR; from the exons ATGGATGCCACTGCGAGCGGAACCCCAACTATACAATACCATAACATTCCTGACCAGCCAATTACCACTATTGTTGCCACTCCTGTACCAACATTTGAAAGGCGGCAACGCCATTGCTCCGGGACCTCCACCCCCGGAGAGTTCCCTTTAGCTGCAAACCCCTCCATTGTCCTCCATGTCCTTACTGCCTGCAATTTGGATCCTCAAGACCTTGCAAAGTTAGAG GCAACATGTTCCTTTTTTAGGCATCCTGCGCACTTTGCTCCTGACTTTGAATTGTCCATATCCGAGCTAGCTGCCCTGGACATGTGCCGAAAAAGAGCTATATTTAAGCCAATGACAGCCGAACAGCGTCAAGAATTGAAGCAAAGATGTGGGGGTTCATGGAAACTTGTCCTGAGGTTTTTGTTGGCTGGAGAGGCATGTTTCCGAAGGGAGAAATCACAGGCAATAGCAGGGCCCGGTCACAGCATTGCTGTGACTTCGAAAGGAACTGTCTACTCATTTGGCTCAAACAGCTCAGGACAGCTCGGACATGGCACAACTGAAGAGGAATGCCGGCCTAGGCCAATCAG ATCTCTGCAAGGCATTCGAATTATTCACGCAACTACTGGGGCTGGCAGGACAATGCTGATCAGTGACGCTGGGAAAGTTTATGCCTTTGGAAAGGACTCTTTTGGCGAAACTGAGTACGGGGTTCAAGGATCAAATCTTGTTACCACTCCACAGTTAGTTGAGTCTTTGAAAGACATATTTGTGGTACAAGCTGCAATTGCAAATTTCTTCACGGCTGTGTTGTCAAGAGAGGGCAGGGTTTATACATTTTCTTGGGGCAGCGATGGCAAACTTGGTCACCAAACTGAGCCAACTGATGTTGAGCCCCATCCTTTATTGGGGGCACTTGAGAATGTACCTGTGGTGCAAATTGCAGCTGGATACTGCTACCTTCTTGCTCTGGCTTGTCAACCTAATGGCAT GTCAGTTTACTCTGTTGGCTGTGGCTTGGGTGGGAAGCTCGGACACGGTTCAAGAACCGATGAGAAGCACCCCCGACTTATTGAACAATTTCAGGTTTTGAACCTTCAGCCGATGGTGGTTGCTGCCGGAGCTTGGCATGCCGCTGTGGTGGGGCAGGATGGACGTGTCTGCACCTGGGGTTGGGGTCGTTATGGCTGCTTGGGTCACGGGAATGAAGAATGTGAATCAGTTCCCAAGGTTGTGGAAGCATTGAGCCAGGTGAAAGCGGTGCACGTTGCTACAGGGGATTACACAACCTTTGTGGTTTCGGATGTTGGTGATGTGTACTCATTTGGTTGTGGAGAATCAGCTAGTCTTGGACATAGTACTGCTGCCGATGGACAG GGAAATAGGCATGCAAATGTGTTGGCACCAGAGCTAGTGACATCGCTGAAGCAAGTGAATGAGCGGGTTGTACAGATCAGTCTCACCAATTCCATATACTGGAACGCCCACACTTTCGCACTAACCGAAACAGGGAAGCTATACGCATTTGGGGCCGGAGACAAAGGGCAACTAGGCATTGAACTTGTTGCCAACCAGACCGAAAGGGGAAAGCCAGAGCTGGTCGATATTGATCTCAGATAG